The following are encoded together in the Vigna unguiculata cultivar IT97K-499-35 chromosome 2, ASM411807v1, whole genome shotgun sequence genome:
- the LOC114171257 gene encoding transcription termination factor MTEF1, chloroplastic-like, whose protein sequence is MSIVQLSPTAHSQFSSHPNPPTTSDRGILFHEKVRYLKALKVNPEKAFHLNPTLRSSPLAALESVARCLYSLGVPRAALGRILDMHPVLLTCDPYSQLYPLLDFLLHEVPIPFPDVHLCILRCPRLLVSSIDDQLRPTLFFLRELGFCGPHSLTCQTTLLLVSSLEDTLLRKIEFLKSLGFTHIEVSNMVVRSPGLLTLSVKKNLMPKLEFFLKEMNGDVAELKRFPQYFSFSLERRIRPRFGMLRQLGVSMPLEDMLKVSDGEFNARLLELRFKTLEFGVGQ, encoded by the coding sequence ATGTCGATAGTGCAACTCTCTCCAACGGCACACTCCCAATTTTCTTCCCACCCCAATCCTCCGACAACCTCGGACCGCGGCATTTTATTCCACGAAAAGGTGCGCTACCTTAAAGCCCTCAAAGTGAACCCGGAGAAGGCTTTCCACTTGAACCCCACACTCCGCTCCTCCCCTCTGGCCGCCCTGGAATCCGTGGCGCGCTGTCTCTACTCTCTCGGAGTTCCACGCGCCGCCTTGGGGCGCATCCTCGACATGCACCCCGTGCTCCTCACGTGCGACCCCTATTCCCAACTCTATCCCCTCCTCGACTTCCTCCTCCATGAGGTCCCAATCCCCTTCCCCGACGTGCACCTCTGCATCCTCCGCTGCCCCAGATTGCTCGTTTCCAGCATCGATGATCAATTGCGTCCCACGCTGTTCTTTCTCAGGGAATTAGGGTTCTGTGGGCCACACTCCCTCACGTGCCAGACCACCCTGCTTCTCGTGTCCAGCTTGGAGGACACCCTTTTGCGCAAGATTGAGTTTTTGAAGAGTTTGGGATTCACCCACATCGAGGTTTCCAACATGGTCGTCAGGTCCCCTGGGTTATTGACTTTAAGCGTGAAGAAGAATTTAATGCCCAAGCTGGAATTTTTCTTGAAGGAGATGAATGGGGATGTTGCTGAGCTCAAGAGGTTTCCTCAGTACTTTTCTTTTAGCTTGGAACGGAGGATTAGGCCCAGATTTGGGATGCTTAGGCAGCTTGGCGTGTCGATGCCGTTGGAAGATATGTTGAAGGTTAGTGATGGCGAGTTTAATGCTAGGTTGCTTGAATTAAGGTTTAAGACTCTCGAGTTTGGAGTAGGACAATAG